The following coding sequences are from one Candidatus Nitrohelix vancouverensis window:
- a CDS encoding cation transporter, producing MANPSSKIAIYAALFGNGLIAITKFFAAFYTGSSAMFSEAIHSVVDTGNQVLLLYGLKCAAKPADKSHPFGYGMELYFWSFVVAILIFGLGAGISIYEGIMKIQNPSVITSPHINFIVIGIAVVFEAMAFSVALREFYKTKGSQNWIKAVRASKDPAIFTVLFEDLAALLGLLVAGIALYLSDLLQMPILDGVGSVTIGLILASTATLLAYECKGLLTGEAANEKVVYGIRTILKNETSILHINEILTMHMGPHDILLNMSLDFEDGISSNAVEETISRLETNIKAEYPQIRRIFIEAQGWSAHRKSDLSQLEADDTQTDPA from the coding sequence ATGGCAAACCCTTCATCCAAAATTGCGATCTATGCCGCGCTGTTCGGCAATGGTTTGATCGCGATCACCAAATTTTTTGCGGCCTTTTACACCGGAAGCTCGGCAATGTTCAGCGAAGCGATTCACTCCGTCGTCGATACAGGCAATCAGGTTCTGCTCTTGTACGGTCTGAAATGCGCCGCGAAACCAGCGGACAAGTCGCATCCTTTCGGTTACGGCATGGAACTGTATTTCTGGAGTTTTGTGGTCGCGATTCTTATCTTTGGACTGGGCGCGGGCATTTCCATCTATGAAGGCATCATGAAAATTCAGAACCCATCGGTCATCACCAGCCCGCACATCAACTTCATCGTCATCGGCATTGCCGTGGTGTTTGAGGCGATGGCGTTTTCCGTCGCCCTGAGAGAATTTTACAAAACCAAGGGTTCGCAAAACTGGATCAAGGCGGTTCGCGCCAGCAAGGACCCTGCAATTTTCACCGTTCTCTTCGAAGACCTGGCGGCATTATTGGGCCTGCTCGTCGCCGGGATCGCGCTATACCTGAGCGACTTGTTACAGATGCCGATCCTCGATGGCGTCGGCTCGGTGACCATTGGATTGATCCTGGCCTCCACCGCCACTCTGCTCGCTTATGAGTGCAAAGGTTTGCTCACCGGCGAGGCCGCGAATGAAAAAGTGGTTTACGGTATTCGCACCATATTAAAAAATGAAACCAGCATCCTTCATATCAACGAAATCCTGACCATGCACATGGGGCCGCACGATATTCTTCTCAATATGAGTCTGGATTTCGAAGACGGTATTTCTTCCAATGCGGTTGAAGAAACCATATCCCGACTGGAAACGAACATCAAAGCAGAATACCCGCAGATCAGACGAATTTTTATCGAAGCTCAAGGCTGGTCTGCTCACCGGAAAAGTGATCTGTCCCAGTTGGAAGCCGACGATACGCAGACCGACCCCGCTTGA